TGTAGCAAGGTCTCCATCAATATCTGGAAATATATTTTCCTTACTTCCTCTATATAAAAGTTCATATGCAAAAACTTCTTCTTTTATATTAAATATTGGCTGCCGTGCAACAAAAACCTCCATGCTTTGACCCCCGATACAAAAAATAACCAATAATTTCAATTTATTCTATTTTACTACATTTATCTTAATAATAAATCATATTTTGGTTATTTACTAACAATTGTGGGTCCATAGTATTATAAATGACTCAAAAAACTCAGCGTTATTTTCATCCATCCGAAAAATGATAACCATAATGGTACACTCAGCAATGTGGCCCAAGCCATTCCTTTAAAAAAATTTTCTTCATGCATAGTGTTCACACCCCTTATAAAGATCTGTAGTCATTATTTTTTCCATGGTATTATTTATTAAACATAAAGTAAGCGCTTACAGTCAGATTTTTCTTATTACTACTTACAATATTCATCCATAGACAGCATCATTCCTCTCTATATCATTCTTCTTTTTCCAACATCGTTTTCATCCTATGTATCTTCTCACCTCACTACCCATCCTTTCATATAGTAATGACATATAGGTAGGGAGTGAAAATAATGCCTGCAATTAATGGTGAAAAATATTTAGAGCGCATGGATCAGCTACATCCTGATGTATGGATGAAGGGGGAAAAAATTTCAGGGAAGCTCTCACAGCACCCAGTCTATAAAGGTGCCATGCAATCAAAGGCATCTCTGTATGACACTCAAGTTCATCCTGATTTCATAAAAAAAATGACCTTTACATCTCCTACATCAAATGAACGTGTAGGACTATCTTTTTTGCAACCCAGAACGAAAGAAGACCTAGAAGCAAGAAGATATATGATTAAAACTTGGGCCAAAAAAACAGCAGGAATGATGGGACGTACACCAGATTACTTAAACACAGCATTAATGACGTTCGCTGCTTCAGCTACTATTCTACGTGAACAAGGTGATGAGTTTTGTAAAAATCTACTGAATATTTATGAGGATGCCAGAGAAAAAGATCTTTCCTTCACACACAGTTTTATCAATCCACAAGTAAATCGTTCAACAAATTATCATGAGTTATCTTCACAACCAATTGCTGCAAAAATAATAAAGAAAACATCAGATGGACTTATACTAAAAGGGGCAAGGATGTTAGCAACACAAGGAGGTATGACTGATGAGGTATTCATCTTACCTACAGGTCAAACCGATGATTATGCCTTTTGTTTTAGTATTCCTACAGATGCAGATGGAATTAAATTTATCTGCCGTGAATCCTTTTATCAAGACGACTCTCAATTTAACTATCCACTTTCTTCTCGTTTCGATGAAATGGACACGATGATTGTCTTTAATAATGTAGTAGTGCCTTGGGAAAGAGTTATTTTTTATCACCGTAATGATCTTGCACATCAGCTTTTTGCAAGAAGTAGCTTTACACCACAAGCATTGCACCAGGTCATTATTAGACAAATTACAAAAACAGAGTTCTTAATTGGTCTTGCACAAAAAATGGTTACTGTTTTAAACGTAACAGAGTATCATCATATACAAGAAAAAATTAGTGAAATGATTATTGGGTTAGAAACAATGAAGGCTCTTTTAGATCGTTCAGAGCTTGAAGCAAAGGAAGACGAATGGGGGACAATGGTTCCATATGTTCACTCTTTATTTGTTGCATCAAATATTTTCCCAAAGCTTTACCCTCGAATGATTGAAATCATTCAATTAATAGGTGCCGGGGGAATGGTAGCTATACCTTCAGAAGAGGATTTTGCTTCCAGCTTAGTTAGTGAAATTGATCATTTCTGTCAAGGATATGCATGTGATGCTGAAACAAAAGCGAAGCTCTTTCGCCTTGCATGGGATCTTACGATGAGCAGCTTTGGAACACGACAAACACAATATGAACGGTATTTTTTTGGTGATCCCAAGAGGCTAACATCAACTCTTTATCAGGGGTACCCTCGTGAAGAATACATTCGTGATGTTGAAAGTTTTTTAGAGCAAAATAGAGAGGCTTAACGACAAAGCCTCTTTACATTTCCCCTACCCAATGTCCTATTTTTCCTGCGAGCTCACCAGCAGTATCAGCTTCCACTCTTTTCGATAAAGATGATTGAAGGCGAACTCTAAGTTCTTCTCTTCCCTCTTCATAGCTAACAGTCGTAGACCACTCAATTTCCGGGATGGCAATCATACTGAATTCTTGTTTTTTATTTTCATAAATATAAACGTTTGTTATGAATTCTTCTCCATTTTTCACATTTGCTTTTCTAATTTTCACTATTCTTCATCCTTTCAGCAGTCTCTGCCATTATTATAAATCATGTTTCTTTCAATTTCAGCATTCACTACCCCAAACAACAAACAAAAGAACTGATTTAGTAGGAACCTAAATCAGTTCTTTTGGATGATAACTCTTAACACAACTTAAAAGTTAAAAGTGTTTGGTTGATCCACAATATCACTATCTTCAAAATTTGTGATCGTAAACACGTTTTCAATTTCGATAAAATCGCCTGTATTTAGTGCCCCTGCACCAACAGATGACTCATTTTGACTTTTAGGTGACAAACTAAACGTATCACCCACTTTAAAAACAGCTGCATCTCCTATCCTATTAAGCTTGATAGGTCCAACTAATGCCGGCATACCCTTCCTCCCTTATCACATACATGTAAAGTTAATTGTTCAACATCATATGAAAAAGAGAAAAAAGGGTTCTCGCCTAACTTTATACTTTAGCATTCTTTAGCTCTTCTTTATATTTAGATCTTAATTTGATTAATCGAATAACATTTAAAACAACAGCTTTTAACACGGCATACGTTGGAACAGCAAGAATCATTCCAATGATTCCTCCAAAGCTACCAGCTCCTATTAAAAGTAAAATAATTGTTAAAGGATGTGTGTTCAAACGCTTCCCGATAATTAACGGAGAAAGGAAATTCCCATCAAGCTGTTGTACAATCGTTACCACTAAAGCAGCAAGCAATGCTTTTGTCGGCGAATCTAATAAAGCAATAATGACGGCTGGAGCAGCACCGATAAACGGCCCCAAATAAGGAATTATATTAGCTACCGCGACAACAATTCCGAGAACAAGTGCATAATCAAGTCCTATTATAGTATAACCTATGAAGCATCCAATCCCCACAGCAATGGACACTATTAACTGTCCTTGTATGTAAGCTGCTAACGTTTCATATAAATCTTGTAAAATCTTCAATCCTTCATGACGATATGTTGATGGTAAAACCTTTACTGCCGTAGAAGGGAGCTTATGACCATCTTTTAACATGTAAAAAAGAATAAATGGAACTGTAATAATCGTTAAGGTAATGTTTGTTACAACACCAAGCACAGCTGTGAAGCTTGTTGTAATATTTTCCGGCAGGCTCTTCGCATAACCAGTCAATGTATCTTCTATTTGCTTAAATGACACATAATCCTGCTCCATGACCCATGTAAACCAGTGAGTTTGAGACATATTAATAATAAATTGTGTAAACTCGTTTACGTATGAAGGGAAATTATTCACTAAATCTGTTATTTGTTCTGTAACAATCGGTCCAATAAATGAAACAATCCCTGAAACGACACCAATAAATACAATATATGGAATCAGGATAGCCAGTGTACGAGGAACCTTTCCTTTTTCAAGTAACTTCACTAATGGATTAAAAATGAAGAATAGAATTCCCGCAATAAGAATTGGGAAAAACAAAGTTGATGCAAAAACAATAATGGGTTCAAACAAAAAGGAAACCCTTGTTCCTACAAAAACAATTAATAACATTAATAAAATTTGCAATGTCCAAAAATGAACTTTTGATCTAAACACTCTACTTCCTCCAGTTTCTATAGACCTCATCTATTTTTCAGTATAGTCATCTATAACCTTCCTTAAGCAACTTAAACATTTGTATCTAACAGTATATACGACTATTCCTCGAAATTGTTTCAAAATAATTCAAATTTTCATATACTACAAATGTACATGATTTACTAGATCTTTACCAATCTTTTCTTTACGTAAACAGCTTAACCTAAAGAAAGCCAGCCCTGTTGTCGGACTGACTTTAGTGTTGAAATTATTCTTCAGCTTCCAATAATTGAAGTGTTTTTTCTTCTATTTCATGCTGAGAAGCCATTTTGATTTCTACAGAACGAATCAGGTGACCTTCCGTATCTAGAATATGAAACTCAAATCCTTCATACAGTATTTTATCTCCCTGTTTACTTTCCATGTTCTGAGTCAGAATCCATCCTCCAAGAGTATCAATATCTTCATCATCAATACTTAAGCCTAACATATTATTAATTTCGTAGATTAACACCTTTCCATCGACAACAAAATGTTTTTCTCCACGCTTTTGAATGTTAGGAACCTCATCCTGATCAAACTCATCACGTATATCTCCAACAATTTCTTCAATAATATCTTCAACCGTCACAAGGCCAGCTGTTCCACCATATTCATCCATTAATATCGCCATATGAACTCGTTCCTTTTGCATTTTAATCAAAAGATCGTGAATTGGAATCGATTCAATCACTTGTATGACTGGACGAATATATTTTTGAATAAACGTATTTTTTCGGCCTTCAGGTGTTAAATAGTATAAATCAGTAAAGATTTCTTTAATATTTACCATTCCAAGAATATGATCTTTATCCCCGTTTACTACAGGGTATCGAGTAAACTTCTCGTTTCTCATAATATCAAGATTTTCCTGAAAAGACTTCTCTACTGATGTTGTTACGATTTCAGTTCTAGGAACCATAATTTCCTTTGCAATTCGATCGTCAAACTC
This Metabacillus endolithicus DNA region includes the following protein-coding sequences:
- the hpaB gene encoding 4-hydroxyphenylacetate 3-monooxygenase, oxygenase component; translation: MPAINGEKYLERMDQLHPDVWMKGEKISGKLSQHPVYKGAMQSKASLYDTQVHPDFIKKMTFTSPTSNERVGLSFLQPRTKEDLEARRYMIKTWAKKTAGMMGRTPDYLNTALMTFAASATILREQGDEFCKNLLNIYEDAREKDLSFTHSFINPQVNRSTNYHELSSQPIAAKIIKKTSDGLILKGARMLATQGGMTDEVFILPTGQTDDYAFCFSIPTDADGIKFICRESFYQDDSQFNYPLSSRFDEMDTMIVFNNVVVPWERVIFYHRNDLAHQLFARSSFTPQALHQVIIRQITKTEFLIGLAQKMVTVLNVTEYHHIQEKISEMIIGLETMKALLDRSELEAKEDEWGTMVPYVHSLFVASNIFPKLYPRMIEIIQLIGAGGMVAIPSEEDFASSLVSEIDHFCQGYACDAETKAKLFRLAWDLTMSSFGTRQTQYERYFFGDPKRLTSTLYQGYPREEYIRDVESFLEQNREA
- a CDS encoding YueH family protein: MKIRKANVKNGEEFITNVYIYENKKQEFSMIAIPEIEWSTTVSYEEGREELRVRLQSSLSKRVEADTAGELAGKIGHWVGEM
- a CDS encoding spore germination protein, which gives rise to MPALVGPIKLNRIGDAAVFKVGDTFSLSPKSQNESSVGAGALNTGDFIEIENVFTITNFEDSDIVDQPNTFNF
- a CDS encoding AI-2E family transporter translates to MFRSKVHFWTLQILLMLLIVFVGTRVSFLFEPIIVFASTLFFPILIAGILFFIFNPLVKLLEKGKVPRTLAILIPYIVFIGVVSGIVSFIGPIVTEQITDLVNNFPSYVNEFTQFIINMSQTHWFTWVMEQDYVSFKQIEDTLTGYAKSLPENITTSFTAVLGVVTNITLTIITVPFILFYMLKDGHKLPSTAVKVLPSTYRHEGLKILQDLYETLAAYIQGQLIVSIAVGIGCFIGYTIIGLDYALVLGIVVAVANIIPYLGPFIGAAPAVIIALLDSPTKALLAALVVTIVQQLDGNFLSPLIIGKRLNTHPLTIILLLIGAGSFGGIIGMILAVPTYAVLKAVVLNVIRLIKLRSKYKEELKNAKV
- a CDS encoding hemolysin family protein, whose protein sequence is MDIVNLIIVAILIAITAFFVASEFAIVKLRSSRIDQLIAEGNKSALAAKRVTSNLDEYLSACQLGITITALGLGWLGEPTMESILHPLLVSFNVNESIISVLTFVIAFLVVTYLHVVIGELAPKTVAIQKAEFITLLFARPLIFFYRVMFPFIWILNGSANLLVRMFGLKPASEHEIAHTEEELRIILSESYKSGEINQSEFKYVNRIFEFDDRIAKEIMVPRTEIVTTSVEKSFQENLDIMRNEKFTRYPVVNGDKDHILGMVNIKEIFTDLYYLTPEGRKNTFIQKYIRPVIQVIESIPIHDLLIKMQKERVHMAILMDEYGGTAGLVTVEDIIEEIVGDIRDEFDQDEVPNIQKRGEKHFVVDGKVLIYEINNMLGLSIDDEDIDTLGGWILTQNMESKQGDKILYEGFEFHILDTEGHLIRSVEIKMASQHEIEEKTLQLLEAEE